One genomic segment of Rhinolophus sinicus isolate RSC01 linkage group LG11, ASM3656204v1, whole genome shotgun sequence includes these proteins:
- the LIG1 gene encoding DNA ligase 1 isoform X4: MQRSIMSFFYPKKEDKTKKPEKETSSSIRETEPPPKVALKERNREVPDSDSPVKKPGRKAARVLCSEEEEEDEALMSPKSQKPALDSAQVSSPSPVTCPDSSRPLSSTSPTRTSPSGIPKRRTARKQLSKRTIQNVLEEQSEDKDGDTKRKKEEGEAESLPEPEEAIEKETEEGDPPTATPEPPETCRAEPPTESSSEPGVTIKQEPQEEDPAKPPRPPRTLSSFFTPRKPAVKKEVKEEESVTPIKEEPKGPLDPCSYNPAKNNYHPVEDACWGPGQKVPYLAVARTFEKIEEVSARLRMVETLSNLLRSVVALSPPDLLPIIYLSLNHLGPPQQGLELGVGDGILLKAVAQATGRQLESVRAEAAEKGDVGLVAENSRSTQRLMLPPPALTASGVFAKFRDIARLTGSASTTRKMDIIKGLFVACRHSEARFIARALSGRLRLGLAEQSVLAALSQAVSLTPPGQEFPPAVVDAGKGKTAEARKTWLEEQGMILKQTFCEVPDLDRIVPVLLQHGLERLPEHCRLSPGVPLKPMLAHPTRGVSEVLKRFEEAAFTCEYKYDGQRAQIHVLEGGEVKIFSRNQEDNTGKYPDIISRIPKIKLPSVTSFILDTEAVAWDREKKQIQPFQVLTTRKRKEVDAAEIQVQVCLYAFDLIYLNGESLVREPLSRRRQLLRENFVEMEGEFVFATSLDTKDMDQIAEFLEQSVRDSCEGLMVKTLDVDATYEIAKRSHNWLKLKKDYLDGVGDTLDLVVIGAYLGRGKRAGRYGGFLLASYDEESEELQAICKLGTGFSDEELEEHHQSLQALVLPSPRSYVRADGAVAPDHWLEPSAVWEVKCADLSLSPIYPAARGLVDSEKGISLRFPRFIRIREDKKPEEATTSAQVAYLYRKQSQIQKQHSAGSDSDLEDFY, from the exons ATGCAGCGAAGTATCAT GTCATTTTTCTACCCCAAGAAAGAGGACAAAACGAAGAAGCCAGAGAAGGAGACGTCTAGCAGCATCAGAGAGACAGAGCCCCCACCGAA GGTGGCACTGAAGGAACGGAATAGAGAGGTGCCCGACAGTGACTCTCCAGTGAAGAAGCCGGGCAGGAAGGCGGCCCGGGTCCTGTGCagtgaagaggaggaagaggacgaAGCCCTCATGTCCCCCAAAAGTCAG AAGCCAGCCCTGGACTCTGCACAAGTTTCCTCTCCCAGTCCGGTCACGTGTCCTGACAGCAGCCGTCCCCTCTCCAGTACCTCTCCAACACGCACCTCCCCGTCAGGGATCCCAAAGCGTCGCACAG CTCGGAAGCAGCTTTCTAAACGGACAATTCAGAATGTTCTGGAAGAGCAGAGCGAGGACAAGGACGGAGACaccaagaggaagaaggaggaaggag AAGCAGAAAGCCTCCCAGAGCCGGAGGAGGCcatagagaaggaaacagaagagggGGACCCACCCACGGCAACTCCTGAGCCCCCAGAGACCTGCA GAGCAGAGCCCCCGACAGAAAGCAGTTCAGAGCCTGGTGTGACGataaagcaggagccacaggaggAGGATCCGGCTAAGCCCCCCAGGCCTCCCAGGACGCTCAGCAGTTTCTTCA CCCCCCGGAAGCCCGCAgtcaaaaaagaagtaaaagaagagGAGTCTGTTACCCCAATAAAGGAGGAGCCCAAGGG CCCCCTGGACCCATGTAGCTACAACCCTGCCAAGAACAACTACCATCCCGTAGAAGACGCCTGCTGGGGGCCGGGCCAGAA GGTCCCTTATTTGGCTGTGGCCCGGACCTTTGAGAAGATCGAGGAGGTTTCTGCTCG GCTCCGGATGGTGGAGACGCTGAGCAACTTGCTGCGCTCCGTGGTAGCCCTGTCACCTCCAGACCTTCTCCCCATCATCTACCTTAGTCTCAACCACCTTGGGCCGCCCCAGCAGGGCCTGGAGCTTGGTGTCGGGGACGGCATCCTTCTCAAGGCAGTGGCCCAGGCCACAG GTCGGCAGCTCGAGTCTGTCCGGGCTGAGGCAGCTGAGAAGGGCGACGTGGGGCTGGTGGCCGAGAACAGCCGCAGCACCCAAAGGCTCATGCTGCCCCCGCCTGCCCTCACCGCCTCTGGGGTCTTCGCCAAATTCCGAGACATCGCCCGGCTCACTGGCAGTGCT TCCACAACCAGGAAGATGGACATCATCAAAGGCCTCTTTGTTGCCTGCCGCCACTCAGAAGCCCGATTCATTGCCAG AGCCCTGAGTGGACGGCTGCGCCTCGGGCTGGCAGAGCAGTCAGTGCTGGCCGCCCTCTCCCAGGCTGTGAGCCTCACACCCCCAGGCCAAG AATTCCCCCCAGCCGTGGTGGATGCAGGGAAGGGCAAGACAGCAGAGGCCAGAAAGACGTGGCTGGAGGAGCAAGGCATGATCCTGAAGCAGACGTTCTG TGAGGTGCCCGACCTGGACCGGATTGTCCCTGTGCTGCTGCAGCACGGCCTGGAGCGGCTCCCGGAGCACTGCCGGCTGAGTCCAG gGGTCCCCCTAAAGCCAATGTTGGCCCACCCGACCAGGGGCGTCAGCGAGGTCCTGAAACGCTTCGAGGAGGCAGCTTTCACCTGCGAGTACAAATACGATGGGCAGAGGGCACAG ATCCATGTTTTAGAAGGCGGGGAGGTGAAGATCTTTAGCAGGAATCAGGAAGACAATACTGGAAAGTACCCCGACATCATCAGCCGCATCCCCAAG aTTAAACTTCCGTCAGTCACATCCTTTATACTGGACACTGAAGCCGTGGCTTGGGACCGGGAAAAGAAGCAGATCCAGCCATTCCAAGTGCTCACCACCCGCAAACGCAAG GAGGTGGATGCAGCCGAGATCCAGGTGCAGGTGTGTCTGTATGCCTTCGACCTCATCTACCTCAACGGAGAG TCTTTGGTACGTGAGCCCCTTTCCCGACGCCGGCAGCTGCTCCGGGAGAACTTTGTGGAGATGGAGGGCGAGTTTGTCTTCGCCACCTCCCTGGACACCAAGGACATGGACCAGATTGCCGAGTTCTTGGAGCAGTCCGTGAGAG ATTCCTGCGAGGGGCTCATGGTGAAAACCCTGGATGTTGATGCCACCTACGAGATCGCCAAGAGATCACACAACTGGCTCAAG ctgaAGAAGGACTACCTGGACGGTGTGGGCGACACCCTGGACCTCGTGGTGATCGGTGCCTACCTGGGCCGCGGAAAGCGAGCTGGCCGCTATGGGGGCTTCCTGCTGGCCTCTTACGACGAGGAAAGTGAGGAGCTCCAGGCCATTTGCAAG CTTGGAACTGGCTTCAGTGACGAGGAGCTGGAGGAACATCACCAGAGCCTGCAG GCCTTGGTGCTGCCCAGCCCACGCTCCTACGTCCGGGCGGACGGCGCCGTGGCCCCCGACCACTGGCTGGAGCCCAGCGCCGTGTGGGAGGTCAAGTGCGCCgacctctccctctcccccatctaCCCTGCTGCCCGGGGCCTG gtggaCAGTGAGAAGGGGATCTCCCTTCGCTTTCCTCGGTTTATTCGCATCCGTGAGGACAAGAAGCCGGAGGAGGCCACCACCAGTGCCCAG gtggcCTATCTGTACAGGAAGCAAAGTCAGATTCAGAAGCAGCACAGCGCAGGCTCCGACTCTGACCTGGAGGATTTCTACTAG